The sequence ATTCCTCCCTTGTTCCCCTTCAACATCTTTGGACTAATCAATTTCGTACATTCCAACATTACTGTAAAGTTCCATTCTGTAAGATCCAAGTGAATAAGTGCTGCAAGGCAGCTGCTTCATCTTCATGGCTGCTGTATAGCTGGGGCTAATTTTGGAACATTTGTGGCTTGGGAAAGGGGGGAGCATTGCTTCAGCATCTGAACTTCTGCTACAGGACTTGAATTCGCTTTCCTGGGAAGCACAAGATATCTTAAAGCACAATAAAATACACGTTCTTCTCAGAGATGATGTGAACAATGGTAGGAAGGATGGAGCTCTGGTTAACTGAGGGTAGCTCGTGTGGGGTGTTTTTGTGGGAGCTGCAGGTTCAGCTGTTGGGAGTGGAGGTTCTGTCCCTCCATGCCAGTCCTTGCTGCTGTTCAGTCCGTGCTTAATGATGCTAATCCTTTTGCAGATGAGATGTGGCACTTTGCaaattctgttgtctttttccttgcagTCTGCAATCATCAGCAGGATTCAGTGCAGGATTGTGGCTTTAGATCTCCGAGGCCATGGTAAGTACAATAAATACAGGAATTTAAATATCATGTAAGCACATTGCTGACTTGCCTTTTAAAAGAGATGTAAGGAATCCTTCCCAAAATGACTGAGAAATTATCCTGAAGGcatccttattttttttattcagtggCAGGGATGGGTGAAGTGATGTAACCCCATATAAGAGCACCCTCAGCTCCCTGTGCCTTTGTGCAAGGTGATGGTGGGCTTGCTTCTTCCTGCATGTTGGCAGCAACCCCTCCTCTATATTTTCATAACCTAAAGGAGGTCTTTACCATTAGAAATAAAGTGTGTTGTTCAGTTGTGAGGTACATTGTTCACATGGAAACACTCCCCATGACTGTTCCTGCCCCTAAGCCATAATGTGACAAAGTACCAAGAGTTTCTGTTAATTCTGGGTTCCTTAATTATTCATGATAACTGAAATGGAGTCTTTTCTAACTGTGCCAGAAAGCTTTGTACGTTTCTGCTCCACATCCTGAGAGGTCTGAAGATTTTCAGCTTACAGGaacttgttttgttctttcaggAGAAACAAAAGTTAGGAATCCTGAAGATTTGTCTGCGGAGACAATGTCAAAGTAAGGAAGCTTATGTGCTCCCCTCAGTACTTCACTTTCCAcatatctattttcttttcttgattaaACAGTAAACAGTGGAGGACACTCAACCTTCATTCAAGGGAACTGGAAGATGGTTTCATTTCACATAATTCTGGtagcttttgcttcttttccttctgcgTTGGGACAGCTTTAAAATTTCTTTAGAATTATACCTCTGCCAGCTGAGTTGTATTTCACAGTTTCACAGTTGTATTTCATTCTTTGGATCTCCCCTTAGTTATAAAGCCACTTTACAGATCAGCAGCTTCACTGCAGTGAGCACTTTAAACATGCACTGCTCAGTAACACTTATTGGAGATATCCTAATAGAAGGGAAAAAGCCTTCCTCAGACATGACTGATCTAAGCATTTTAGCTTGAAGGCACCAGTTTGGTGGTGGTTCTTCTGCTTTTGAGCAGTCAGAGTGTATCTGCCTtggatgttgtggatgccccatgcctggaggcattcagggccaggctggatgtggctctgggcagcctgggctgctggttggtgacctgcacacagcagggggttggaactgggtgagcactgtgctcctttgcaacccaggccattctatcattctatgactGGACTGGAGGCATCTCCCCAGCATGGGTCACATAATCAAGTTGGTTTTACAGACTGTCCTGACCTGCTTTGGGATGCAAATCCCCTTCTtcacaaactgcagaaaagcaagcagtTCCTACTAAGCAAGTCTTGTTATGTCTACATTGAGTACAAAGAGTGTCTTTCCTATGACTACAATTAAACCAGGAAGGACTTTGTAACCTTCCTATGAACAAATCTGCTGGATTTGTTGTGGGGAGGCCATGTGTGAAATGCATTCTGACTTCCATTGTATACcttattgctgctgctcacagcttgTCAGATCCTGGTACATCACTGTCCTAAGGAGCTGCTGTACGAAATAATTGGGATTTTTTACATCTGCAACAGCACTACCGTGGAGGAAAACAAGTTGCCTTTTGTTTCTAAACTTCTCTGTCCTCTTAGAAGTGAGCTTAAAGTTTATTCCTTGTTAGCCTTTAAATGGGAGCTTTACATCATAGTTTTAATCTTTTATTAAATCCTCTGGTTGTGTTCTCCTTGACAGAGCAGACAAACTGCTCAGCCTTTCTTTTGACTTATGGTTTACTGGGTGCAAGCTTGCTCTGGTGTTCTTTGAATGGAAAGCCCATTTTGGCACCTCTGAGGCTACTTTAAAGTACTGTGCTCCTTAGTAAGCTTTGCTCTTTAGCCATGCtgctattttgattttttgtgaATTGTGGCAGCAAATATTTGTATACAGCAGTAACAGCTTCAGCTTAAAGCAGGTGCCCTATGGAAGAGAAGGGGAAATCTCTGCTTGCCTTGTACTATTGTACTCCAGTGAGAATCTGAACCTTTGCTTGTGTTCAGTGCTGTTTATCTTTGCCTCCATCCATAGAGCTTGgctatttttctctatttaattgcaaaatttttctccttttagaGCTGTGACTTTTTTAGCCTGTGTTTCCGTGCAAAAGAATGCAAGGCTTTTCTCACCTTCCATTTAAAACTCCTACCAACTGATGTCAATCCAAAAGGTTCTCtttgggaattaaaaaaaacaaagccctttctgtttataaaaaggaaaacagcatgctTGTTCAGGAAAGTATCAGCTTAAATGATTTCCTATGTTGGTGGCTAAATGGAGCTGCACAGTGATAAGACCATAAACTTGTCCCAGTGGTGTGTGGGTTAGATAAGAGAGAATTTGGAGCCAGACAGCTATCTTGgatctgtattttttccttcagaaatataTCAAGGTAGAGATGCTGACCATTCTTTCACCTTCTTTTGGCAGAGACGTTGGAAACGTGGTTGAAGCTTTGTATGGAGACCTTCCTCCCCCTATCATGCTGATTGGGCACAGCATGGGTGGTGccattgcagtgcacacagcagttGCAAACCTGGTGCCAAGTTTACTGGGTCTGTGCATGATAGATGTTGTGGAAGGTAAGGCTGTGTATGCTTGGATATGGTTCTTTCTTTCGTGCTCGTCTTTTTATTCTTATCCCTTAAATTCCTGAACACACAAAGTTTAGCCATTTCTTAAATATATGCCAGTTATATTCTCTTAACAGAAGTTATCTGTGTGAAATAGTCTTTCTAGTGGGTCTCCCTTTACTTCTCCTGGGGGGGATCTGTGGTTGCTATTGTTCTCAGAATTTGGCTGCAACCAACTTTCTTGTTATCAAGGAGAGGGcttttttatatacataatGCATGGTTGATGAGTGGTTGCTGCTTTTTCTACATGTCCTACTTGTTAATTTTCTAATGTAGGCCTAGGTGTGCTAAGCTGTATTTTCCTTAACTGCATTAAATCCAATCTGAACCCCAACTACCAGGTTTCCCTGGTAGCCGATTCCGTATAGGCAAACATGGTAATAATTACATCAGATGTCAAAAAATTAGAATATTTCTTTCTAGGTACAGCCATGGATGCACTGAACAGCATGCAGAACTTCTTAAGGAGTCGTCCCAAAACATTCAAGTCACTTGAGAATGCAATTGAGTGGAGGTAATGTGTGGGCTTATGTAATCTACAAAATCACTTGGCTTTTTTAGCTTCAATCCTGAAGGAAGCAAACCTTGTGACATTTGTCACATTCTTCCTTTGGCTCTCCCATCCCCAGCTATGCAATGCTGGGGGAGTGGCTGATTCAccagagggctgtgctgccatccacagggacctggacaggctgagaggTGGCTAAGAGGAACCTCCTGGGGTTTAGCAAGGAATGCAGAGCCCTGCCTCTGGGGaggaggctgtgctgggggcactCAGCTGGAAAGAGTGCAGGAAAGGTCCTTGTGGACAGCACATGGAATGTGAACCCTTGTCACTAAGATGCTGCATTAGGAAAAGTGTCACCAGCAGTTTAGGAGAGGTGAACCTTCCCCTCTCTTCAGCGTTGGcgaggccacatctggaatgCTGATCTGAGTCTGGGCAACTCCAGTATGAAAGAGACTGGGACATACTGGAGAAAGTCCAGCAGAGAGCCACCAGGTGATCctcagaggtctcttccagcctcaATCATTCAGCAGTTCTGTCAGCAATTCCTTGGCTGATTGATGGGACAAGAGAGGTTACAAAGATAATTAATTTCCTGGGAGTTGGCTTGGTGTTGGAGAAGGATCATCCAAGAGCTGCTCCAATTCCCCACTAGCATTCTTCCTATATGTCTTTTAGATTCATAGTTACCTGAATCACCAGCCATCACTGTAAGTTGGCATATGGTGTGACTCATTCTGAATGACTCCTGAGCACAGGTGGTTTGGGTAAAGTCATctggttttgcttctgtttctagGTCTGCTAGTCACCAATCATTTAGTAAtctgcctttcttcctttttcctctagTGTAAAAAGTGGACAAATAAGAAATCTGGAATCTGCTAGAGTTTCTATGGTCGGTCAAGTCAAACAGTAGGTTGTTTtatgttgttttaattttaagttcttaaaatcttctcttctgttttacaAATACCTTTACTGGAGAGCATAAATACTCCTGAACATGGAAATTTCTTCtaggaaatatatttcttttcatttgatcACTGCTGATACCCACAGCTGAATTGTAGTTATGGCACCTGGAGAAAACCTGCCCAGAATTTCAGTGGGGCAGAATCCACAaaaagctgcattaaaaaaaaaaataaattaaccaCAACTGATTGTGTGCTCTTTGTTTTGCCTTCCTTTCTGCCCACATTAAGGACAGAAGTGTTTGTCTAatgtctttcagaaatgttggCCTAAATTGGGTTTGCCTTCTGAGTACAGtgcctttcatttccttttagaaaTGGTTTAATTCTGTGTTCCAGGAATGCTCCAAGGTGAGTTTTGGGGGGTCAACGTGATCTGCTTGTGCTACTCTGATCCTTGGTGTATCTGAAACCTTTGCAAAGGTCTCCACGTACTTTGCTAAGAAGAGCTGTTGTTGCTTGTTTGATCATTACTGCCTGTTTTAAATACCTGTTTGCATTGATGTTTGCACTAGGATGCATATGCTGTTTTCATCTACAGCTGCTTTTAAATTTGTGGGTAGAATTTTTCTTATCCTGTGTTTGAGAAATAGCTGACTGCTTTTGGCTCAGCTACCTTTTGGTTTTGGAAAGGGAATcagtttttggttttattttcacaggTGTGAAGGAGCTGCCAGTCCTGAAGGTCCTAAAGCCATCGTGGAGGGCATTattgaagaagaggaggaggaggaagatgatgatgaaGGCGGAGTCTCTGTcaacaaaaggaagaaggaagatgaCACTGAGGTAGGGAatttcttgctgtgtttcagcatACGTTTGCATGGCACTTCCCTGGCCCATGATTATCCAAATGATTCTGATATAAATGAGAGCAACTCAGTGGAAACTTTATATTgggactttgtttttcttcttggccTCATCTCATTGATTCCATCATGGGTTGTCACTTGGtctttggtttttctttcctcgGGTGCTCTGAATGACCTGAAATGGGGCTTTTGTGAACGAGGAGTGCTCTGTACTGAGCCTTCGTGgtatttttgcttatttcaaAGACCCGTCAGCATTTGGGAGGTTGTACAATCAATTGCAGCCTAAGAGTGTAAGTTCCTCAAGGAGGATTCCCCatgtacaagaaagacacagagctcctggaacgaatccagaggagggcaataagatgctcagagggctggagcagctctccgTATAAGGAAGGGTTGAGGGAAGTGGGCTTGttgagcttggagaagagaaggctgcagggggacctcagtgtggccttcagtgcttgaagggagcggataaacaggagggggaacggctgtttgtgagggtgggtggtgacaggacaaggggaatggtttgaaagtgagccaggggaggtttgggttggatgtgaggaggaagtttttcatgcagagggtggtgaggcagtggaacaagttgcccaaggaggctgtggatgccccatccctgcaggcatccaaggccaggctggatgtggctctgggcagcctgggctgctggttggtgacctgcacacagcaggggttggaactggatgagcactgtgctcctttgcaacccaggccattctatgattctgtgattctgattctaaaATCATTACAGCTGATTTATCCCGTTGTTTTTCAGACAGTGCACAAATTATTCATGccagcaaaaagcagaaaactaaaTGCCCTGAAAAATGCAGTCATCTTTCAGTCTATAGGTGTAGCTCCTGCTGATCTTCTCACTCCTTATTTGTATACTTTGGTTGTGATTTGGACAGAAAACAAGGAGCAAAAACTTGTCTGCTGAGAGTGTGCAATCCACCAGAGGGAGCCAGCATTTTTACATACTTCCATATGGAGTTCATTTTACATAAGCTGTTCCACTGATCACTAATGCAGAGCTCTCTTTCCTCCCTGCAGACAAAGAAGGAGCACTTATACACGTGGCGAATTGAGCTGGCGAAAACAGAGAAGTACTGGGATGGATGGTTCAGGGGCTTATCTAACCTGTTTCTAAGCTGTCCAACTCCAAAGCTTTTGCTTTTAGCTGGTACGTATCTGGTTTAAATTTAGCAGCAGCTCACTTCAGTGGTGTCCcagttgtgttttaaaaaataaggtCAGCCTTTGGCTCAAGTCTTTCTCTCAGAATGGTGCACCCATTTCTTCCACTCTGGCTGTTGTGTGTATCATGAAGTATCATAAACCGGTCAGTTTGAACCATGCATATTTGGAATTAGGTCAGAGCCTCTAGGATCAAGATGGCACAAAATGATGTACTGGATTTTACAGTGctaaatgcttatttttgttgtatAACTGCAAAGAGGAGCAAAGGAGATCCACGCTGCCCTTCAGCCTCCACTACTCTGCTACTTTCCTACAGATGGAGGTGTGACTTTCCTCTGAAATCATGGATGTTCTGCAGCCAGCTGTAGGCCCTTCATGTGCTCTGGTAGGAAAGATAAAAAccttgagcagcctggtctggtggttggtgaccctgcacatagcagggggttgaaactagatgagcactgtgatccttttcaacccaggccattctatgagcTTCTAAGCTGTGGAAAAGATGTGTTCTTACAGCTTAGGCAGAGATTCTTTCCTGTCACTTTACCATCATGAGGTGCAGCCGTGAAATGTTCTAGTGGTTGTCAAAGGTGATGTTTGGTTCACTTTCTTTTTATGCCAAAATTTCTCTTTCACAATGCCTGGTAAAGCTCTGCTTAGTTATATTCTTCCTGGAATTTCTCCAGTACATCTGTTTATTTGATTGTAGGTGTTGACAGGCTGGATAAAGATCTGACAATTGGACAGATGCAaggtaaatatttaattttgttacCTTCATGCTCTCTTTGGCTGACAACTTGTTGCTGTGAACAAAGATATAGGGGGAGTAGCCTCTTAGCAGGTGCAATTGATTTCAAAGCAATTGTGCACTGAAGATTTAGTCAATCCAAAAATATTGCCTGTGTGTGGTTATAGGAAACGTGGAGAAATTGAGGAGGGAGGGATTAAATTAAAGTTGTGATGAGCTTTTTCCATGGTTTTTGTTCAATCTGGTGACTGATGTTTCCAGCAGTGGGGCTGCCACTTTCTTTTAGGGAATCAGGATGATGTTCTGCaaggctttctttttcatgtttttttctcccattctAATGACATTCCTAGCTTAGAACACTTGAGACCATCCAAAACTGTTTGGTCTCTGGATGTTTCTATCAGATAAAGATTCTGCATCTCCATCCATgctttaataatttatttttttcttttggtccCAGCTTCATGGGATTTGCAGGGCATTTGGTATTGGAAAGTGGCACAGGGCAGCATGATAAATGTTATGTTAAAGTGGCCTCATGGGGCAGAGCAAAGGGGGAGGAtcccctccctcaccctgcaggCCACGCTCTTTTTCATGCTCACAGTGAGGCTTAGTGAGGTTTGTAAAGAATGCAAAGAGCCACCTTAGAAGTGTTCATAAATTCACCTTGCTTTTAAGGTTCCAGTGTCTGTTGTTTCCTGCATAGGTGAGAATTACTTCCCTAAACTATTGCTGTTCAGGAAGCAGGACTGCTTAAAAAGTGATGATTCTCTTAATCTGCAGGGAAGTTTCAGATGCAAGTCCTTCCACAGTGTGGCCATGCAGTCCATGAAGATGCTCCAGACAAGGTGAGCTCTGCCTGGGGGTGAAGCTGTGTGCATCGTGGTCTCCACTGCTTAAACACAACAGGGGCCATTGCTTGCTATGAAGCACAGTTTTACACCACAAGAGCCTTTTGGATGAGATACCATCACTAGTTTTTTTGCAGAGCAGCTTGgattttatcatatttttaaGCTGACTGGAAAGCCTGAGTTGAAATGTTAGATGAGATACAGAGCTTGGCTAGCTTATAGGTTTAATTCTCAAGCTGGTGGTGATGGGACTAACTGTTACCATATGGAGTGTGGTTCCCTTTAACCTCCTGCCTTCCCTCAAGAAGCTTTTCATTCTTCCTAGCACTAAGCCACAGCTTTTGGAGCTCATCTGTGTTGTACTGAGTTGGGTGGCTCAAGTTTCCCAAATATGAAACAAATGCTATTGAGACAGTTTGCAAATTGAGGAAGCAGAGTGactgctgtgttttgctgcagTTTGTGTCCTGACAGGAGGACTCGTGTCAGTGGAGCCTGTGGTTGGGAACAGGACTGGTTTTAATGCTTGTTCTGCACCATGAGTGCAAAACTCAGCCTGCCAGAGCTCTCCTTTACCAACCTGAAGGAATAGCTTTCACCTGAATGTTGTTGTGCTTTTCAGCATAGCTTCTAAGTGGTGTGATTAGTGCCAGAATGCTGTCTTGATTTATTCTTCATAGAAATAACATACATAATGGTTTCACCTAACCTTTCTTTTTGCATGCTAAATCTAAGAAATTGCTGAAAGAGGTGGTGAAAAAACTTTTGATTGTGTGATCAGTGTGAAGGTGCAAGCATGTATCTCCTTTTAGACTCTTCGTTTTCAAGCAGCAGACTTCATCCAGCAAGAAAATCCCAAGGGCACATTACTATAGGTGGAACTGCTGCATCCTTTGAAGGCTCTCTGGATTTCTCGTTGTCTTCACATCCCTTTAAGTTCTGACCTAGTTTTCCTTCCTCCAGGTTGCTGAAGCTGTTGCGACGTTCCTGATCCGTCACAGGTTTACAGAGCCCATCGGTGGATTCCAGTGGTAAGGCTTtgtgagtgctgcagctgggcagtCTGTGAGCAGAGTCCTTGCTCTCACTGTGTGCTTGTGGCTTTCAGTGTGGGAGGTAGCTAGGAGTTCTAGCATAATGCTGAAACCACATATAAACAAACAGCTTGGCATCACAGCCAGGAATTATTTGATGTTTGTGTTCTCTGTAAACTTTTCACATAGTGTCTCGTGTTAATGAAACCTTCTTCCTTGAAGGGAAGGAGTGAGGCAGATCTCACTTTGCTGATTCCTTTCTCTGGAGCCTGCCAGAAGGCAGAATTACAAGCTTTGTGGTATTTGGTTTATGCAGgtttttatttacataatcAAGGCCTTGTGCCTTGAAAGCAACTCGTACCACGCTGCTTTGGCCAGGGAATGCTGGTCAAATCAGACAGGTAGAGCTCTCTGCTTCTTTGTCTGCTGACCTCGGGTGTATTGAACTAAACTATAGGAGCCAGGTCTCGATGTAGCAATGAGAGTTGGTTGTCATTGATAAGGTTGCTTGGAAAGCCTCCTAAGGGTACAGCATCATAAAGGTAATGACTAAACCAATGCTCAGACCACACTCACAAATGGTACTCATCTGCCTCAAGGTCATCTGTCATGTGTCAGTGAGCAGTCCTGAGAAGTTCTCTtactttgta is a genomic window of Meleagris gallopavo isolate NT-WF06-2002-E0010 breed Aviagen turkey brand Nicholas breeding stock chromosome 1, Turkey_5.1, whole genome shotgun sequence containing:
- the PPME1 gene encoding LOW QUALITY PROTEIN: protein phosphatase methylesterase 1 (The sequence of the model RefSeq protein was modified relative to this genomic sequence to represent the inferred CDS: deleted 2 bases in 1 codon) produces the protein MSALEKQLHLGRLPTRPPLPGGGQSGSKMRMGPGRKRDFSPVLWSQYFESMEDVVVENETGKDTFRIYKSGLEGPVLLLLHGGGHSALSWAVFTSAIISRIQCRIVALDLRGHGETKVRNPEDLSAETMSKDVGNVVEALYGDLPPPIMLIGHSMGGAIAVHTAVANLVPSLLGLCMIDVVEGTAMDALNSMQNFLRSRPKTFKSLENAIEWSVKSGQIRNLESARVSMVGQVKQCEGAASPEGPKAIVEGIIEEEEEEEDDDEGGVSVNKRKKEDDTETKKEHLYTWRIELAKTEKYWDGWFRGLSNLFLSCPTPKLLLLAGVDRLDKDLTIGQMQGKFQMQVLPQCGHAVHEDAPDKVAEAVATFLIRHRFTEPIGGFQCVFPAC